One Hermetia illucens chromosome 4, iHerIll2.2.curated.20191125, whole genome shotgun sequence DNA segment encodes these proteins:
- the LOC119654507 gene encoding uncharacterized protein LOC119654507 isoform X2, with amino-acid sequence MSQSTPSKQAKYSDSDNEFLPGDFDNKRTPSSGLKLTQHGDEYQLLLLCLCLWRVLKNKISDFLLATELPEAEKFDDVVVKYKHENRLVLRFLQAKHKEAPRPTDSIHKITLTDLLTPDEGKEFSLLKYFRSFVKILEKRSQNPVPAFLVGGDIQDFILSTNVDLTEEVEEYFEVDDEDSLEKDKVFGVPTEQPKKLKIKESDNELTRQLGVLLYTSSDFDELVEKLADCLLLQQRFDGTSWIFKEYYYPLVKHVLEIEKGRNKGSSKVRLSDNFKGANSQRTDEVEDFREALIKEIAFRRSDYKILVNISTSTGSSSSPQSNTNRKRKTSTDDSQLTKELKEFVDQLKAAMYPATSNPPNGIGLTPALFKDMILFKEVVDDKKGKFCDDFVNNPKKLSPKAKLLRKMLIDEVIDGDLADDEFDKVSGATFPTTEGYATRFQPKSNVEIGDVEGFAKDIADLIDKCTGNTIEITDVVGTEQFRKNIIEVAGHVIVKVSSWFEFSGSFIRDRRGRSLAKGLMKFQEALRKRLGKAKFDSVDEYSLNIKLKGFTSCEEAMLRRTLPSPVTKESIEDFYENFRLIVNYPNRYGLRQLLEAEVKAKYQNLNSKAFVDSFVQEVYQWMTQRLGSFYTPKKVETLLARLDKDLSCYELDGINQSFHLALPTKYKFECEDLMTSIKDFLQQTHSRILLLRVENLTLCRVRFMQAFWSLQEENQDASGKLPFYLRRFGYLFMTIEHFLDESFSEKLSKRNQDKDQWNLRVVECWTENLPEAERFGSMLDLLFESSISSSVERRVIFIVKEDMSGKLESALDSYLTQGRNANFKFSSFELKTTFSQLQAPSQDELLENGQVKLNGDNCKLGDIVNQDTADLIDETTLTKLISERDDDIGLVCVGGVTQLFQRTYNLDCYLKRYIQQKGLVDTDFGVEISQEAFLEFVKDEKIVILHGIPGAGKSMLLASFFIQMRDSSQPLWKIHINLNLYTDFFSKKQAEAASRVDRIMSSSECSDFLLELLQSNEDTKLKTQFEINLLRSAFQSEITGKVRLVLFLDGFDEISPNYKDIVLGFLLSSNTCSGALQMFITTRPNFRSYLEENLQTFGFEMRDLTRDEQNQLLMSLIKKLNIQIRDEEVLALMEQFCKALPGSRAPMDMFDEMIFSRGDGMFSAVPLHIAMFAEVCANSDRERIRKCIKTRDLSTFYEMYVERKYQLYREEKMRLNPTNVSSMEESQYAFEGFLKKHMNLALWLIYSKETIMEIVSSFKEYEQEVLSLMEDIKAGKFKYGIVFGVSDRVPQFAHRTFAEYLVARFIISQITSGKVWKSSFLDFFIEELAISTASHMSTFCDGMMKEIDWSCCHFENVDPSYVIDGLLNSYAQEIWGLFTFFAEIFKSCCPHDVWVEQLEEELSFRALSDAEFEAILASDSVDEPCTWGDVFETLMKKCYRDKECFLLYRLLLKWRPESVHRSADALAPLGAPDKIRWKEKRLSDPDCGGVFYIVTSNVRRKRRAFKFLPNWLIEKEDYQFDPVDDSGQSDAAQIPQNG; translated from the exons ATGTCGCAGTCAACTCCATCGAAGCAAGCCAAATATTCTGATAGTGATAACGAGTTTCTTCCGGGAGATTTTGACAATAAACGCACTCCCAGCTCAGGACTGAAGTTAACTCAACATGGGGACGAATACCAGTTACTTTTACTCTGTCTGTGCCTCTGGCgagttttgaaaaacaaaatctcTGACTTCCTTTTAGCAACGGAACTACCAGAAGCGGAGAAATTTGACGATGTTGTTGTTAAGTACAAGCATGAAAACAGGTTGGTTCTTCGATTCCTTCAGGCCAAGCACAAGGAAGCACCCCGTCCAACTGATTCAATTCATAAGATCACCCTTACAGACCTACTCACTCCAGATGAAGGCAAGGAATTTAGTTTGTTGAAATATTTCCGGTCATTCGTGAAGATCCTGGAAAAACGTTCTCAAAATCCAGTCCCCGCCTTTTTAGTGGGAGGAGATATCCAGGATTTTATACTGTCGACAAACGTTGACCTCACGGAGGAGgtggaagaatattttgaagtgGATGATGAAGATTCCTTAGAAAAGGACAAGGTATTTGGAGTTCCAACTGAACAACCCAAGAAACTCAAAATAAAGGAATCAGACAATGAATTGACACGCCAACTGGGAGTTCTTTTGTACACCTCCTCCGATTTCGACGAGCTAGTCGAAAAACTCGCCGATTGTTTGCTACTTCAACAAAGATTCGACGGAACTTCATGGATTTTCAAAGAATACTATTATCCTCTTGTGAAACATGTGCTCGAAATCGAAAAGGGACGAAATAAAGGAAGCAGCAAAGTGAGGCTTTCCGATAACTTCAAAGGTGCCAACAGTCAGCGCACAGATGAGGTGGAAGATTTCAGGGAAGCATTGATTAAAGAGATAGCATTCCGGAGAAGCGACTACAAGATACTCGTAAATATCTCAACTTCAACAGGAAGCAGTAGTAGTCCCCAAAGCAATACCAATAGGAAGAGGAAAACCAGCACAGATGATTCTCAACTAACtaaagaattgaaagaattcgttGACCAATTAAAGGCTGCAATGTATCCAGCTACTAGTAACCCTCCAAATGGAATAGGACTTACACCCGCCCTATTTAAAGATATGATTCTGTTCAAGGAAGTAGTTGACGATAAGAAGGGAAAGTTTTGCGACGATTTTGTGAACAATCCTAAAAA GTTGAGTCCCAAAGCTAAGTTACTCCGGAAGATGCTGATTGATGAAGTTATCGATGGAGATTTGGCCGACGACGAGTTTGATAAAGTATCGGGTGCGACATTCCCTACCACTGAAGGATATGCTACCCGATTTCAGCCCAAAAGTAACGTTGAAATCGGAGACGTCGAAGGGTTTGCAAAGGACATTGCGGATTTGATTGACAAGTGTACAGGTAATACTATCGAAATTACCGACGTGGTTGGAACTGAACAGTTCAGGAAGAACATCATCGAAGTAGCTGGCCACGTCATCGTGAAAGTGTCCTCATGGTTTGAGTTTAGTGGAAGCTTTATAAGGGATCGTAGAGGTCGCTCACTAGCAAAGGGTCTAATGAAATTCCAGGAGGCACTGAGAAAGCGTTTGGGCAAAGCGAAGTTCGACTCCGTAGATGAGTATAGTTTGAATATCAAACTCAAAGGTTTCACCAGCTGCGAAGAGGCCATGCTACGTAGAACTCTTCCCAGTCCAGTAACGAAGGAATCTATTGAGGACTTCTACGAAAATTTCCGCTTGATTGTGAATTATCCGAATCGCTACGGACTTCGCCAACTACTAGAAGCTGAAGTGAAGGCGAAGTATCAAAATTTGAATAGCAAAGCATTTGTCGATTCTTTTGTTCAAGAAGTTTACCAATGGATGACGCAACGGCTTGGATCTTTTTATACTCCGAAGAAGGTGGAAACTCTACTCGCCCGATTAGATAAAGACCTATCCTGTTATGAATTAGATGGAATAAATCAGTCCTTCCACTTGGCCTTACCTACCAAATATAAGTTCGAATGTGAGGACCTAATGACGTCGATTAAGGATTTTCTTCAACAAACTCATTCTAGGATTCTGCTCTTGCGGGTTGAAAATTTGACGCTATGCCGTGTTCGATTCATGCAGGCATTTTGGAGTCTACAGGAGGAAAACCAGGATGCAAGTGGTAAACTACCGTTTTATTTACGTCGGTTCGGCTATCTTTTTATGACAATTGAGCATTTCTTGGATGAGTCGTTTTCCGAAAAATTGAGCAAAAGAAATCAGGATAAGGATCAGTGGAATCTGAGGGTGGTGGAATGTTGGACTGAAAACTTACCTGAAGCTGAGAGGTTTGGATCAATGCTGGATTTACTCTTCGAAAGTTCGATTTCGTCTTCGGTAGAAAGGAGAGTTATTTTCATTGTGAAGGAAGATATGTCAGGGAAACTGGAATCAGCACTGGATTCCTATTTGACACAAggaagaaatgcaaatttcaaatTCTCTTCGTTCGAGTTAAAGACGACTTTCAGTCAACTACAAGCCCCGTCACAAGATGAGCTGCTCGAAAATGGACAGGTCAAACTGAACGGCGACAACTGCAAATTAGGGGACATAGTTAACCAGGACACCGCAGATCTGATTGATGAGACAACATTGACCAAGCTGATTTCAGAACGTGATGATGATATTGGTCTTGTTTGCGTTGGGGGTGTAACTCAGCTGTTCCAGCGAACCTATAATCTAGACTGCTATCTAAAGCGTTATATACAACAAAAAGGACTGGTTGATACCGATTTTGGAGTGGAAATTTCTCAGGAGGCATTTTTGGAGTTTGTAAAGGATGAGAAAATTGTAATTTTGCATGGAATACCAGGAGCGGGTAAATCGATGCTCCTTGCAAGCTTCTTCATTCAGATGAGGGATAGTTCTCAACCTCTATGGAAGATTCATATCAACCTGAACCTTTACACTGACTTTTTCAGCAAAAAGCAAGCTGAAGCGGCGAGTCGAGTCGACAGGATTATGTCATCATCCGAGTGTAGCGATTTTTTGCTGgaattacttcagtccaacgaAGACACCAAGCTGAAAACACAATTCGAGATTAACCTCTTACGTTCAGCGTTCCAAAGCGAGATCACTGGGAAGGTTCGATTGGTGTTGTTCCTGGATGGATTTGATGAAATCAGCCCCAATTATAAGGACATTGTGCTGGGCTTTCTACTGTCATCGAACACCTGTTCAGGTGCCCTGCAAATGTTCATCACTACACGTCCCAACTTTCGTAGTTATCTTGAGGAAAATTTACAAACTTTTGGTTTCGAGATGCGTGATCTGACTAGGGATGAGCAAAACCAACTGCTTATGAGTTTAATAAAGAAGTTGAATATCCAAATAAGGGATGAGGAAGTGCTGGCATTGATGGAGCAGTTCTGCAAAGCCCTCCCTGGAAGCAGGGCCCCAATGGATATGTTCGACGAGATGATTTTTAGTAGAGGCGATGGAATGTTTAGCGCAGTTCCGCTTCATATTGCAATGTTTGCTGAAGTTTGCGCAAACAGCGATCGAGAGCGAATTCGAAAATGCATCAAAACTCGTGATCTTTCGACATTTTATGAGATGTACGTTGAAAGGAAATACCAATTATATCGTGAGGAGAAGATGCGCCTCAATCCGACGAATGTGTCTTCTATGGAGGAATCTCAGTACGCATTTGAAGGTTTCTTAAAGAAGCACATGAACCTGGCCCTCTGGCTGATTTATTCGAAGGAGACGATTATGGAAATTGTCAGTTCATTCAAGGAATATGAGCAGGAGGTTCTTAGTCTTATGGAAGACATTAAAGCGGGCAAGTTTAAATATGGAATCGTATTTGGTGTTTCCGATAGAGTGCCCCAGTTCGCCCATCGCACATTCGCCGAGTATTTAGTGGCTCGGTTCATCATTTCTCAGATTACATCAGGCAAAGTGTGGAAATCAAGCTTCTTGGATTTTTTTATAGAAGAGTTGGCGATATCGACTGCTAGCCACATGTCAACGTTTTGCGATGGAATGATGAAAGAAATAGACTGGAGTTGTTGCCATTTTGAAAACGTGGACCCATCATATGTCATAGATGGTCTCCTTAATTCCTACGCTCAGGAAATTTGGGgtctttttacattttttgcagaaattttcaaaagttgttGCCCTCATGATGTTTGGGTGGAACAGTTGGAGGAGGAATTATCTTTCAGAGCCCTGTCGGATGCCGAATTCGAAGCCATATTGGCTAGCGACTCCGTTGACGAACCTTGTACTTGGGGTGATGTTTTTGAAACTCTAATGAAAAAATGTTACCGCGACAAAGAATGTTTCTTGCTTTATCGTCTTTTGTTGAAGTGGAGACCAGAAAGCGTGCACAGGAGTGCAGATGCTTTAGCACCACTTGGTGCCCCTGACAAAATTCGATGGAAAGAAAAACGTCTGTCGGATCCTGATTGTGGTGGCGTGTTTTACATTGTCACTTCCAACGTTAGGCGGAAACGTCGTGCTTTTAAGTTCCTACCAAATTGGTTAATAGAGAAGGAAGACTATCAATTCGATCCAGTTGACGATTCCGGCCAGTCTGATGCGGCCCAAATTCCCCAAAATGGGTGA
- the LOC119654507 gene encoding uncharacterized protein LOC119654507 isoform X1 — translation MSQSTPSKQAKYSDSDNEFLPGDFDNKRTPSSGLKLTQHGDEYQLLLLCLCLWRVLKNKISDFLLATELPEAEKFDDVVVKYKHENRLVLRFLQAKHKEAPRPTDSIHKITLTDLLTPDEGKEFSLLKYFRSFVKILEKRSQNPVPAFLVGGDIQDFILSTNVDLTEEVEEYFEVDDEDPLEKDKVFGVPTEQPKKFKIKESDNELTRQLGVLLYTYSDFDELVEKLADCLLLQQRFDGTSWIFKEYYYPLVKHVLEFTKGQSKGNKNCAKLSDNFKGANSQRTDEVEDFREALMKEIAFRRSDYKILVNISTSTGSSSSPQSNTNRKRKTSTDDSQLTKELKEFVDQLKVAMYPATSNPPNGTGLTPALFKDMTLFKEVVDDKKGKFCDDFVNNPKKLSPKAKLLRKMLIDEVIDGDLADDEFDKVSGATFPTTEGYATRFQPKSNVEIGDVEGFAKDIADLIDKCTGNTIEITDVVGTEQFRKNIIEVAGHVIVKVSSWFEFSGSFIRDRRGRSLAKGLMKFQEALRKRLGKAKFDSVDEYSLNIKLKGFTSCEEAMLRRTLPSPVTKESIEDFYENFRLIVNYPNRYGLRQLLEAEVKAKYQNLNSKAFVDSFVQEVYQWMTQRLGSFYTPKKVETLLARLDKDLSCYELDGINQSFHLALPTKYKFECEDLMTSIKDFLQQTHSRILLLRVENLTLCRVRFMQAFWSLQEENQDASGKLPFYLRRFGYLFMTIEHFLDESFSEKLSKRNQDKDQWNLRVVECWTENLPEAERFGSMLDLLFESSISSSVERRVIFIVKEDMSGKLESALDSYLTQGRNANFKFSSFELKTTFSQLQAPSQDELLENGQVKLNGDNCKLGDIVNQDTADLIDETTLTKLISERDDDIGLVCVGGVTQLFQRTYNLDCYLKRYIQQKGLVDTDFGVEISQEAFLEFVKDEKIVILHGIPGAGKSMLLASFFIQMRDSSQPLWKIHINLNLYTDFFSKKQAEAASRVDRIMSSSECSDFLLELLQSNEDTKLKTQFEINLLRSAFQSEITGKVRLVLFLDGFDEISPNYKDIVLGFLLSSNTCSGALQMFITTRPNFRSYLEENLQTFGFEMRDLTRDEQNQLLMSLIKKLNIQIRDEEVLALMEQFCKALPGSRAPMDMFDEMIFSRGDGMFSAVPLHIAMFAEVCANSDRERIRKCIKTRDLSTFYEMYVERKYQLYREEKMRLNPTNVSSMEESQYAFEGFLKKHMNLALWLIYSKETIMEIVSSFKEYEQEVLSLMEDIKAGKFKYGIVFGVSDRVPQFAHRTFAEYLVARFIISQITSGKVWKSSFLDFFIEELAISTASHMSTFCDGMMKEIDWSCCHFENVDPSYVIDGLLNSYAQEIWGLFTFFAEIFKSCCPHDVWVEQLEEELSFRALSDAEFEAILASDSVDEPCTWGDVFETLMKKCYRDKECFLLYRLLLKWRPESVHRSADALAPLGAPDKIRWKEKRLSDPDCGGVFYIVTSNVRRKRRAFKFLPNWLIEKEDYQFDPVDDSGQSDAAQIPQNG, via the coding sequence ATGTCGCAGTCAACTCCATCGAAGCAAGCCAAATATTCTGATAGTGATAACGAGTTTCTTCCGGGAGATTTTGACAATAAACGCACTCCCAGCTCAGGACTGAAGTTAACTCAACATGGGGACGAATACCAGTTACTTTTACTCTGTCTGTGCCTCTGGCgagttttgaaaaacaaaatctcTGACTTCCTTTTAGCAACGGAACTACCAGAAGCGGAGAAATTTGACGATGTTGTTGTTAAGTACAAGCATGAAAACAGGTTGGTTCTTCGATTCCTTCAGGCCAAGCACAAGGAAGCACCCCGTCCAACTGATTCAATTCATAAGATCACCCTTACAGACCTACTCACTCCAGATGAAGGCAAGGAATTTAGTTTGTTGAAATATTTTCGGTCATTCGTGAAGATCCTGGAAAAACGTTCTCAAAATCCAGTCCCCGCCTTTTTAGTGGGAGGAGATATCCAGGATTTTATACTGTCGACAAACGTTGACCTCACGGAGGAGgtggaagaatattttgaagtgGATGATGAAGATCCCTTAGAAAAGGACAAGGTATTTGGAGTTCCAACTGAGCAACCcaagaaattcaaaataaaggAATCAGACAATGAATTGACACGCCAATTGGGAGTTCTTTTGTACACCTACTCCGATTTCGACGAGCTAGTCGAAAAACTCGCCGATTGTTTGCTACTTCAACAAAGATTCGACGGAACTTCATGGATTTTCAAAGAATACTATTATCCTCTTGTGAAACACGTGCTCGAATTCACAAAAGGACAAAGCAAAGGCAACAAAAACTGTGCGAAGCTTTCAGATAATTTCAAAGGTGCTAACAGTCAACGCACAGATGAGGTGGAAGATTTCAGGGAAGCATTGATGAAAGAGATAGCGTTCCGGAGAAGCGACTACAAGATACTCGTAAATATCTCAACTTCAACAGGAAGCAGTAGTAGTCCCCAAAGCAATACCAATAGGAAGAGGAAAACCAGCACAGATGATTCTCAACTAACTAAAGAATTGAAGGAATTCGTGGACCAATTAAAGGTTGCAATGTATCCAGCTACTAGTAACCCTCCAAATGGCACAGGACTTACACCCGCCCTATTTAAAGATATGACTTTGTTCAAGGAAGTAGTTGACGACAAGAAGGGAAAGTTTTGCGACGATTTTGTGAACAATCCTAAAAAGTTGAGTCCCAAAGCTAAGTTACTCCGGAAGATGCTGATTGATGAAGTTATCGATGGAGATTTGGCCGACGACGAGTTTGATAAAGTATCGGGTGCGACATTCCCTACCACTGAAGGATATGCTACCCGATTTCAGCCCAAAAGTAACGTTGAAATCGGAGACGTCGAAGGGTTTGCAAAGGACATTGCGGATTTGATTGACAAGTGTACAGGTAATACTATCGAAATTACCGACGTGGTTGGAACTGAACAGTTCAGGAAGAACATCATCGAAGTAGCTGGCCACGTCATCGTGAAAGTGTCCTCATGGTTTGAGTTTAGTGGAAGCTTTATAAGGGATCGTAGAGGTCGCTCACTAGCAAAGGGTCTAATGAAATTCCAGGAGGCACTGAGAAAGCGTTTGGGCAAAGCGAAGTTCGACTCCGTAGATGAGTATAGTTTGAATATCAAACTCAAAGGTTTCACCAGCTGCGAAGAGGCCATGCTACGTAGAACTCTTCCCAGTCCAGTAACGAAGGAATCTATTGAGGACTTCTACGAAAATTTCCGCTTGATTGTGAATTATCCGAATCGCTACGGACTTCGCCAACTACTAGAAGCTGAAGTGAAGGCGAAGTATCAAAATTTGAATAGCAAAGCATTTGTCGATTCTTTTGTTCAAGAAGTTTACCAATGGATGACGCAACGGCTTGGATCTTTTTATACTCCGAAGAAGGTGGAAACTCTACTCGCCCGATTAGATAAAGACCTATCCTGTTATGAATTAGATGGAATAAATCAGTCCTTCCACTTGGCCTTACCTACCAAATATAAGTTCGAATGTGAGGACCTAATGACGTCGATTAAGGATTTTCTTCAACAAACTCATTCTAGGATTCTGCTCTTGCGGGTTGAAAATTTGACGCTATGCCGTGTTCGATTCATGCAGGCATTTTGGAGTCTACAGGAGGAAAACCAGGATGCAAGTGGTAAACTACCGTTTTATTTACGTCGGTTCGGCTATCTTTTTATGACAATTGAGCATTTCTTGGATGAGTCGTTTTCCGAAAAATTGAGCAAAAGAAATCAGGATAAGGATCAGTGGAATCTGAGGGTGGTGGAATGTTGGACTGAAAACTTACCTGAAGCTGAGAGGTTTGGATCAATGCTGGATTTACTCTTCGAAAGTTCGATTTCGTCTTCGGTAGAAAGGAGAGTTATTTTCATTGTGAAGGAAGATATGTCAGGGAAACTGGAATCAGCACTGGATTCCTATTTGACACAAggaagaaatgcaaatttcaaatTCTCTTCGTTCGAGTTAAAGACGACTTTCAGTCAACTACAAGCCCCGTCACAAGATGAGCTGCTCGAAAATGGACAGGTCAAACTGAACGGCGACAACTGCAAATTAGGGGACATAGTTAACCAGGACACCGCAGATCTGATTGATGAGACAACATTGACCAAGCTGATTTCAGAACGTGATGATGATATTGGTCTTGTTTGCGTTGGGGGTGTAACTCAGCTGTTCCAGCGAACCTATAATCTAGACTGCTATCTAAAGCGTTATATACAACAAAAAGGACTGGTTGATACCGATTTTGGAGTGGAAATTTCTCAGGAGGCATTTTTGGAGTTTGTAAAGGATGAGAAAATTGTAATTTTGCATGGAATACCAGGAGCGGGTAAATCGATGCTCCTTGCAAGCTTCTTCATTCAGATGAGGGATAGTTCTCAACCTCTATGGAAGATTCATATCAACCTGAACCTTTACACTGACTTTTTCAGCAAAAAGCAAGCTGAAGCGGCGAGTCGAGTCGACAGGATTATGTCATCATCCGAGTGTAGCGATTTTTTGCTGgaattacttcagtccaacgaAGACACCAAGCTGAAAACACAATTCGAGATTAACCTCTTACGTTCAGCGTTCCAAAGCGAGATCACTGGGAAGGTTCGATTGGTGTTGTTCCTGGATGGATTTGATGAAATCAGCCCCAATTATAAGGACATTGTGCTGGGCTTTCTACTGTCATCGAACACCTGTTCAGGTGCCCTGCAAATGTTCATCACTACACGTCCCAACTTTCGTAGTTATCTTGAGGAAAATTTACAAACTTTTGGTTTCGAGATGCGTGATCTGACTAGGGATGAGCAAAACCAACTGCTTATGAGTTTAATAAAGAAGTTGAATATCCAAATAAGGGATGAGGAAGTGCTGGCATTGATGGAGCAGTTCTGCAAAGCCCTCCCTGGAAGCAGGGCCCCAATGGATATGTTCGACGAGATGATTTTTAGTAGAGGCGATGGAATGTTTAGCGCAGTTCCGCTTCATATTGCAATGTTTGCTGAAGTTTGCGCAAACAGCGATCGAGAGCGAATTCGAAAATGCATCAAAACTCGTGATCTTTCGACATTTTATGAGATGTACGTTGAAAGGAAATACCAATTATATCGTGAGGAGAAGATGCGCCTCAATCCGACGAATGTGTCTTCTATGGAGGAATCTCAGTACGCATTTGAAGGTTTCTTAAAGAAGCACATGAACCTGGCCCTCTGGCTGATTTATTCGAAGGAGACGATTATGGAAATTGTCAGTTCATTCAAGGAATATGAGCAGGAGGTTCTTAGTCTTATGGAAGACATTAAAGCGGGCAAGTTTAAATATGGAATCGTATTTGGTGTTTCCGATAGAGTGCCCCAGTTCGCCCATCGCACATTCGCCGAGTATTTAGTGGCTCGGTTCATCATTTCTCAGATTACATCAGGCAAAGTGTGGAAATCAAGCTTCTTGGATTTTTTTATAGAAGAGTTGGCGATATCGACTGCTAGCCACATGTCAACGTTTTGCGATGGAATGATGAAAGAAATAGACTGGAGTTGTTGCCATTTTGAAAACGTGGACCCATCATATGTCATAGATGGTCTCCTTAATTCCTACGCTCAGGAAATTTGGGgtctttttacattttttgcagaaattttcaaaagttgttGCCCTCATGATGTTTGGGTGGAACAGTTGGAGGAGGAATTATCTTTCAGAGCCCTGTCGGATGCCGAATTCGAAGCCATATTGGCTAGCGACTCCGTTGACGAACCTTGTACTTGGGGTGATGTTTTTGAAACTCTAATGAAAAAATGTTACCGCGACAAAGAATGTTTCTTGCTTTATCGTCTTTTGTTGAAGTGGAGACCAGAAAGCGTGCACAGGAGTGCAGATGCTTTAGCACCACTTGGTGCCCCTGACAAAATTCGATGGAAAGAAAAACGTCTGTCGGATCCTGATTGTGGTGGCGTGTTTTACATTGTCACTTCCAACGTTAGGCGGAAACGTCGTGCTTTTAAGTTCCTACCAAATTGGTTAATAGAGAAGGAAGACTATCAATTCGATCCAGTTGACGATTCCGGCCAGTCTGATGCGGCCCAAATTCCCCAAAATGGGTGA